The Etheostoma cragini isolate CJK2018 chromosome 15, CSU_Ecrag_1.0, whole genome shotgun sequence genome window below encodes:
- the LOC117957910 gene encoding proteasome activator complex subunit 3-like has product MSSLLKVDREMKTKVEAFKEQISSEAEHLVASFFPRKLLELDNFLKEPILNVIDLKEIHSEIKFKVPDPILFNNSHDGVDMNTKKRKLEDGLTVESWQGGTKTLLMPEGMLKSNTKLVDLIERVKPEIRTLVEKCNTVKMWVQLLIPRIEDGNNFGVSIQEETVAELRTVESEAASFLDQISRYYMTRAKLVSKIVKYPHVEDYRRTISEIDEKEYISLKIIVSELRNQYVILHDMILKNIEKIKKPRNCNSEALY; this is encoded by the exons ATGTCATCTCTTCTGAAGGTCGATCGCGAGATGAAAACCAAG GTGGAAGCATTCAAGGAGCAGATCAGCAGTGAG GCTGAGCACCTGGTCGCCAGCTTTTTCCCTCGAAAGCTTCTGGAGTTGGATAACTTTCTAAAG GAGCCGATTCTCAACGTGATTGACCTGAAAGAAATCCATTCAGAGATCAAGTTCAAAGTCCCAGACCCAATTCTCTTCAATAACAGCCATGATGGTGTGGACATG AATACCAAAAAGAGGAAACTAGAAGATGGACTCACTGTTGAGAGCTGgcaag GGGGAACCAAAaccttgttgatgccagagggTATGCTGAAAAGTAACACCAAGCTGGTAGACCTGATTGAGCGAGTCAAACCAGAGATCAGGACTCTGGTTGAGAAGTGTAACACA GTTAAGATGTGGGTCCAGCTGCTCATCCCCAGAATTGAAGATGGAAACAACTTTGGCGTCTCCATTCAG gaAGAGACTGTGGCAGAGCTGAGGACGGTGGAGTCAGAGGCCGCATCTTTCCTGGACCAGATCTCCAGATACTACATGACAAGAGCCAAGCTTGTCTCCAAAATTGTCAAGTACCCTCACGTG GAGGACTACAGGAGGACCATATCAGAGATTGATGAGAAAGAGTACATCAGTTTGAAAATCATTGTTTCAGAACTCAGGAATCAATAC GTGATTCTTCACGATATGATCCTGAAGAACATTGAGAAGATCAAGAAACCAAGAAACTGCAACTCTGAAGCTCTTTACTGA
- the LOC117957911 gene encoding apoptosis regulator BAX-like isoform X1, translated as MACEGNGMSDARIGEALIKEVIEEELKDVPSEDLPPLTPLPVLQTDQEQKMVTQLAKMICIIGDKVQDDQEFKDAIDGITRSSRSKWDTFQEVADKVFQHGISWERIAVLFYVAGKLAVKMVEAHLPQSVREILRWTVEFFRNNLLGWIREHGGWINSFSELAVASMENVSSMSYRNYSLVLIFVAGLALGSIITWKLTKRF; from the exons ATGGCGTGTGAAGGAAACGGCATGTCAG ATGCGAGGATAGGGGAGGCCCTGATCAAAGA GGTGATAGAGGAGGAACTGAAGGATGTTCCCTCAGAGGATTTACCACCCCTTACTCCACTGCCAGTCTTACAGACTGACCAGGAGCAGAAGATGGTAACCCAGCTGGCCAAAATGATCTGCATCATTGGGGACAAGGTCCAAGATGACCAGGAGTTCAAAGA TGCCATAGATGGGATAACCCGTTCGTCCCGCTCTAAGTGGGACACCTTTCAGGAAGTGGCAGACAAAGTGTTTCAACACGGGATCAGCTGGGAGAGGATTGCTGTGCTCTTCTATGTTGCTGGAAAGCTGGCTGTCAAG ATGGTTGAGGCCCATCTCCCTCAATCAGTAAGGGAGATCCTTAGGTGGACCGTGGAGTTTTTCAGAAATAATCTACTGGGCTGGATCCGGGAACATGGAGGATGG ATCAACAGTTTCTCCGAGCTGGCGGTGGCGTCCATGGAGAACGTGTCATCAATGAGCTATCGTAACTACAGCCTCGTCCTGATCTTTGTCGCTGGCCTGGCTTTAGGAAGCATCATCACCTGGAAACTAACCAAAAGGTTCTGA
- the LOC117957911 gene encoding uncharacterized protein LOC117957911 isoform X2, with the protein MACEGNGMSDARIGEALIKEVIEEELKDVPSEDLPPLTPLPVLQTDQEQKMVTQLAKMICIIGDKVQDDQEFKDAIDGITRSSRSKWDTFQEVADKVFQHGISWERIAVLFYVAGKLAVKINSFSELAVASMENVSSMSYRNYSLVLIFVAGLALGSIITWKLTKRF; encoded by the exons ATGGCGTGTGAAGGAAACGGCATGTCAG ATGCGAGGATAGGGGAGGCCCTGATCAAAGA GGTGATAGAGGAGGAACTGAAGGATGTTCCCTCAGAGGATTTACCACCCCTTACTCCACTGCCAGTCTTACAGACTGACCAGGAGCAGAAGATGGTAACCCAGCTGGCCAAAATGATCTGCATCATTGGGGACAAGGTCCAAGATGACCAGGAGTTCAAAGA TGCCATAGATGGGATAACCCGTTCGTCCCGCTCTAAGTGGGACACCTTTCAGGAAGTGGCAGACAAAGTGTTTCAACACGGGATCAGCTGGGAGAGGATTGCTGTGCTCTTCTATGTTGCTGGAAAGCTGGCTGTCAAG ATCAACAGTTTCTCCGAGCTGGCGGTGGCGTCCATGGAGAACGTGTCATCAATGAGCTATCGTAACTACAGCCTCGTCCTGATCTTTGTCGCTGGCCTGGCTTTAGGAAGCATCATCACCTGGAAACTAACCAAAAGGTTCTGA